From the genome of Vibrio porteresiae DSM 19223, one region includes:
- a CDS encoding dimethylarginine dimethylaminohydrolase family protein, with amino-acid sequence MSEYGCQLMAEPMTRVLMRRPGKSLLAADKTTWHYNDYFDAEKAIVQFNEFAKLIEATGCEILWLEDNDDGLADAMFTRDSSLVTKAGAIALRMGKKLRAPEPQMHKDFYETVGIPMLGELTGEARIEGGDLIWLNETTLLVGMGFRSNEEGVKQLNALLNPHGIQALGFDMPYWTGEDACLHLMSVISPLTETKYLVHPPLIPARLWRMLQELNIELVIAPEEEFADSFGLNLNVLPTSPDHCIMIEGFPKTKAVMEAHGVTVTTFAGDALCMACEGGPTCLTNPILRG; translated from the coding sequence ATGAGTGAATATGGATGCCAATTGATGGCCGAGCCAATGACCCGAGTATTAATGCGACGCCCGGGCAAAAGCCTCTTAGCTGCAGACAAAACGACTTGGCACTACAACGACTATTTCGATGCCGAAAAAGCCATTGTGCAATTTAATGAGTTTGCCAAGTTAATTGAAGCGACTGGCTGTGAGATTTTGTGGTTAGAAGATAACGATGATGGACTTGCCGATGCCATGTTTACCCGTGATTCGTCGCTAGTCACTAAGGCAGGTGCTATTGCACTACGTATGGGTAAAAAACTGCGTGCTCCAGAACCTCAAATGCACAAAGACTTTTACGAAACCGTGGGCATTCCAATGTTAGGTGAACTTACTGGTGAAGCGCGTATTGAAGGTGGTGACCTGATTTGGTTAAACGAAACGACACTGCTTGTAGGAATGGGGTTTCGTTCCAATGAAGAAGGAGTAAAACAGCTGAATGCTCTATTAAATCCCCATGGCATTCAAGCGTTAGGATTTGATATGCCTTATTGGACAGGCGAAGACGCCTGTTTGCATTTAATGTCGGTAATCTCTCCTTTAACCGAGACTAAATATCTTGTTCATCCTCCTCTGATACCAGCACGTCTGTGGCGTATGCTTCAAGAGCTTAATATTGAACTGGTTATCGCACCAGAAGAGGAATTTGCTGATTCTTTTGGCCTTAATCTGAATGTGCTTCCTACCTCACCCGATCACTGCATCATGATTGAGGGTTTTCCTAAAACTAAAGCGGTGATGGAAGCGCATGGAGTTACAGTAACCACCTTTGCCGGAGATGCCCTTTGTATGGCATGTGAAGGCGGTCCAACGTGTCTGACTAATCCGATTTTGCGTGGGTAA
- a CDS encoding CLCA_X family protein, translated as MQLSSFKHKTRKGPDYRLGEQMSFIDIRDTFGIGSIRVGKWVNSEEKDLAANLIFDSLADLAYLLAIPPAAIGLRGNLNLAFGTGGRKGVQAHYAPNLRELALAKNAGAGALAHEFWHAFDHHIAEKAFDIGDRSGPQRQILFASDCWLHNAKPFVHPLNEKLFKIFDVALLSSDGQEVHDYVARSVKADKAAGIQYFSTPTEMMARAFEAVVESCSGIENPYLVAGTTKGDMLPVYPDLHHRTLIYQALQDYFRPLGEALSR; from the coding sequence TTGCAGTTATCCAGCTTTAAACACAAAACCCGCAAAGGCCCTGACTACCGTCTTGGTGAACAGATGTCGTTTATCGATATTCGTGACACCTTTGGTATCGGTAGCATCCGCGTGGGGAAATGGGTGAACAGTGAAGAGAAAGATCTCGCGGCGAATTTGATATTTGATTCATTGGCTGACCTTGCTTATCTGCTTGCCATTCCCCCAGCAGCGATAGGTTTGCGGGGCAATTTGAACCTCGCTTTTGGTACTGGTGGACGTAAAGGCGTACAAGCACACTATGCGCCGAATTTGCGTGAGCTCGCATTAGCAAAAAATGCCGGTGCAGGTGCCCTCGCCCATGAGTTTTGGCACGCATTTGATCATCACATCGCGGAAAAGGCGTTTGATATTGGTGATCGTTCTGGTCCGCAGCGGCAGATTCTGTTTGCCAGTGATTGTTGGCTGCACAATGCCAAACCTTTTGTGCATCCGCTTAACGAAAAGTTGTTTAAGATTTTTGATGTTGCTCTACTGAGCAGCGATGGACAAGAAGTGCACGACTATGTGGCACGCAGTGTCAAAGCCGATAAAGCCGCTGGTATTCAATACTTTTCTACACCCACAGAGATGATGGCGCGCGCCTTTGAAGCGGTCGTTGAGTCCTGTTCTGGTATTGAAAATCCTTATCTTGTCGCGGGAACCACCAAAGGCGATATGCTTCCTGTTTATCCCGACTTACACCACAGAACCCTTATCTATCAAGCGCTACAAGACTATTTTCGCCCTTTAGGTGAAGCGTTAAGTCGTTAG
- a CDS encoding amidase: MRKEALSLAISMIFFGGHAYAVEDLQHYTVQEIVNDVQHGKVTATALVKAYQHRIDTIEGSTQGFNAILTRNTNVEEEARALDAINDKAKLALAGVPIFVKDNINTAAMPTSHGVEALKTYQPKYNAVAVDRLIKAGALVMGKTNMPEFAMFWDTVSSVGGRTYNPQDRTKNINGSSGGSAASVVAGYAPVALGTESCGSITDVASFTSLVGYRPSPGLVPRTGIDYNRLGDTIGPLAKNVVDAAMVVDVMAGEDPQDNLTKGHHLNESLLTSLTNNKSLKGKVLGYVVAPFGGWKTDIAITPAISATMQKALDELRGQGAIITPIHIPADWWADYGSGNYWDDSGKEDYFSRTQATIPTGLKEKTKPYDVLNYGDLIAASPHMNSIAKDWIQASDNKPLDPKTFNAAVESRKTFAKGVDLLYKQYHLDALIYPTVSLPPADVEKDPATLIDPKQLGTHCGWANYTGRPVVSVPAGFSNHFPVGLSFLGDRFNDGKLLGLAAAFEESTHNQKLPQI; encoded by the coding sequence ATGAGAAAGGAAGCACTTAGTTTAGCGATTAGTATGATTTTTTTCGGAGGACATGCTTATGCAGTTGAGGATTTACAACATTACACGGTTCAAGAGATTGTAAATGACGTTCAACATGGCAAGGTTACAGCGACAGCGTTAGTCAAAGCTTATCAACATAGAATCGATACCATTGAAGGTTCGACTCAAGGTTTTAATGCCATTTTAACGCGTAATACGAATGTGGAAGAAGAAGCGAGAGCCTTAGATGCGATTAATGATAAAGCGAAGCTTGCTTTAGCTGGTGTTCCCATTTTTGTAAAAGACAATATAAACACAGCAGCTATGCCAACTAGCCATGGTGTTGAAGCCTTAAAAACCTATCAACCCAAATATAATGCTGTTGCGGTTGATCGATTAATCAAGGCTGGTGCATTGGTGATGGGAAAAACCAATATGCCTGAATTTGCTATGTTTTGGGATACAGTGTCCAGTGTAGGTGGTCGAACTTATAACCCGCAGGATCGGACCAAGAATATTAATGGTTCAAGTGGTGGTTCTGCCGCTTCAGTTGTAGCGGGTTATGCTCCGGTTGCCTTAGGAACAGAATCTTGTGGCTCAATAACGGATGTTGCATCATTTACTTCACTAGTAGGATATCGACCATCACCCGGTTTAGTACCAAGAACGGGAATCGATTATAACCGCCTAGGAGATACAATAGGTCCCTTAGCAAAAAATGTCGTAGATGCTGCAATGGTGGTGGATGTTATGGCGGGAGAAGATCCACAAGATAATCTAACTAAAGGGCATCACCTCAATGAATCACTTTTAACCTCATTAACAAACAATAAGTCCCTAAAAGGGAAGGTGTTGGGTTATGTAGTCGCCCCTTTTGGTGGGTGGAAAACTGATATCGCGATTACGCCAGCAATATCTGCCACAATGCAAAAAGCGCTAGATGAATTGCGTGGACAAGGCGCGATCATAACGCCCATCCATATACCAGCAGATTGGTGGGCGGACTATGGTTCAGGAAATTATTGGGACGATTCGGGTAAAGAAGACTACTTCTCTCGAACGCAAGCGACTATTCCTACTGGGCTCAAAGAAAAAACAAAACCATATGATGTACTTAACTATGGTGATCTTATTGCAGCGAGTCCTCACATGAACTCAATAGCGAAAGATTGGATTCAGGCAAGTGACAACAAACCACTCGATCCAAAAACGTTTAATGCGGCAGTTGAGAGTCGTAAGACTTTTGCAAAAGGTGTTGATCTACTTTACAAACAGTATCATTTGGATGCCCTGATTTATCCGACGGTTTCTTTACCTCCAGCTGATGTAGAAAAAGATCCAGCTACATTAATCGATCCTAAACAACTTGGAACGCATTGTGGTTGGGCAAATTATACAGGTAGACCTGTTGTCAGTGTTCCTGCTGGATTTTCAAATCACTTTCCCGTTGGGTTGAGCTTTTTGGGCGATCGTTTTAATGATGGAAAACTATTAGGTTTAGCAGCAGCGTTTGAAGAATCTACACATAATCAGAAACTGCCTCAAATTTAA
- a CDS encoding FAD:protein FMN transferase gives MTEAHQVIEAMGTKIRLHFKGENAQPCVAQACAMLKRYEQVFSANSEASQLANVKMNAANHPVVVDADVYELIKIGHQHSLDLNSFLNIAIGPLIKLWRVGFKEARVPTQEEIDAVLARLNPADIILNDEEHSIFFTKPGLEIDLGAIAKGYFSDKVMAFFKQKSPISAMVDIGGNLLVYGESPKQSHDWDVGIQNPFLPRGHSVASVKISNQSVVTSGIYERTFNHNGQQYHHIFDSQTGYPVQNSVASLTIIADKSLDCDIYTTKLFGLEPRAILHTVNQIEGMEAIVITTEGQMATTTGLRHKMVMA, from the coding sequence ATGACCGAAGCGCACCAAGTGATAGAGGCGATGGGCACAAAAATTCGTCTCCATTTCAAAGGAGAAAATGCCCAGCCATGTGTTGCACAAGCCTGTGCCATGTTAAAGCGTTATGAGCAGGTATTTAGCGCTAATAGCGAGGCGTCGCAGCTTGCCAATGTGAAAATGAATGCGGCTAACCATCCGGTTGTGGTTGATGCCGATGTGTATGAACTGATCAAAATTGGCCATCAGCACAGTCTAGACCTTAACAGCTTTTTGAATATTGCTATCGGGCCGTTGATCAAACTGTGGCGCGTGGGATTTAAAGAGGCGCGAGTGCCCACTCAAGAAGAAATCGATGCAGTATTGGCGCGATTAAATCCGGCCGACATCATTTTAAACGATGAAGAGCACTCAATATTTTTTACCAAGCCGGGGCTTGAAATCGATTTAGGCGCGATTGCTAAAGGCTATTTTAGTGACAAAGTCATGGCGTTTTTTAAGCAAAAGTCGCCTATTTCTGCGATGGTCGATATCGGCGGTAACTTACTGGTGTATGGTGAATCGCCAAAGCAAAGTCATGATTGGGATGTGGGCATCCAAAATCCGTTTTTGCCACGAGGTCATAGTGTCGCTTCGGTGAAAATCAGTAATCAATCGGTGGTGACCTCCGGCATTTATGAGCGCACCTTTAACCACAATGGTCAGCAATACCACCACATTTTTGACAGCCAAACTGGCTATCCGGTACAAAACAGTGTTGCTTCACTGACTATTATTGCTGATAAATCATTAGATTGTGATATCTACACCACCAAGCTATTTGGCTTAGAACCACGCGCTATTTTGCACACGGTCAATCAAATAGAAGGGATGGAAGCGATAGTCATCACCACCGAGGGACAAATGGCGACGACAACGGGTCTGCGTCATAAGATGGTGATGGCGTAG
- a CDS encoding FAD/NAD(P)-dependent oxidoreductase, with protein sequence MDKMYDLIVIGAGPGGLAAAVTASNLGLDTLVVDEQPEPGGQIYRSMERSRAENIDTLGKDYFAGKPLVEMFRSSNATYMPSTTVLNIANQFELDLLCKGITHRVCSKRMIVSIGAVERPVPMKNWTLPGVMGAAAADILFKSADMVPEGPVVIAGSGPLLLLAACHLVDNGAHIAAMVETASFKDYLKAAPFLPQAWPRVNYLIKGLQMRLKLKRAGVPLYIGCRDLEVIGDQQAEGFRFSCRGKTHEVAAQSVLLHEGVVPNLRLSQALNCEHEWYEPQRYWKPKLDEWGQTSVDGVAIAGDASGIGGGPIAVSTGHLAAINTAYQLGKITAQERESLAVEHRKQLKRDRSIRPFLDHVFPPNRQTLNPVEDDVLVCRCEEITAGQIREAIAQGARHPAQIKGKTRSGMGPCQGRMCGATLTEMIAASCNIDIKEAGTLHVRTPIKPLSIEQYATMQFSEKN encoded by the coding sequence ATGGATAAAATGTACGATCTTATCGTTATTGGTGCAGGCCCCGGCGGGCTGGCTGCGGCAGTCACTGCGTCTAACTTAGGCCTCGATACACTGGTAGTGGATGAACAGCCAGAGCCGGGGGGGCAGATTTATCGTTCGATGGAACGTAGCCGAGCAGAAAATATCGATACATTAGGTAAAGACTACTTTGCTGGAAAGCCGCTGGTGGAGATGTTTCGCTCTTCCAACGCGACTTATATGCCAAGCACGACAGTGCTTAATATTGCCAATCAGTTTGAACTTGATTTGCTGTGTAAAGGGATTACTCATAGAGTTTGTAGCAAGCGCATGATAGTCAGCATTGGCGCGGTTGAACGCCCAGTGCCGATGAAAAACTGGACGCTGCCCGGCGTGATGGGCGCGGCGGCGGCCGACATCCTATTTAAATCTGCGGATATGGTTCCCGAAGGTCCAGTGGTGATTGCAGGTAGCGGGCCACTGTTGCTTCTTGCGGCTTGCCATCTTGTTGATAACGGTGCGCATATTGCTGCCATGGTCGAAACTGCTAGTTTTAAAGACTACCTCAAAGCAGCGCCTTTTCTTCCTCAAGCCTGGCCGCGAGTTAATTACCTTATCAAAGGCTTACAGATGCGACTAAAGCTCAAACGTGCAGGTGTTCCGCTTTATATCGGCTGTCGCGACCTTGAGGTCATAGGCGATCAGCAGGCGGAAGGCTTTCGTTTTAGCTGTCGCGGTAAAACTCATGAAGTTGCGGCTCAATCTGTGCTGCTTCATGAAGGCGTTGTGCCCAATTTACGTTTGAGCCAAGCGCTTAATTGCGAACATGAATGGTATGAGCCGCAGCGTTACTGGAAACCAAAACTGGATGAATGGGGCCAAACCAGTGTGGATGGGGTGGCGATTGCTGGCGACGCTTCAGGTATTGGCGGCGGTCCTATCGCTGTATCGACAGGGCATTTAGCGGCGATCAATACGGCATACCAACTTGGCAAAATCACCGCTCAAGAGCGCGAGAGCCTAGCGGTTGAACATCGTAAACAGCTCAAACGGGATCGCTCGATTCGCCCATTTTTAGACCACGTTTTCCCGCCCAATCGCCAGACACTGAATCCCGTGGAGGATGACGTCTTAGTCTGCCGTTGTGAAGAGATCACTGCCGGACAAATCCGTGAGGCAATTGCCCAAGGTGCTCGTCATCCAGCGCAAATCAAAGGCAAAACTCGCTCAGGAATGGGGCCATGCCAAGGCCGAATGTGTGGTGCTACGCTCACAGAAATGATTGCGGCAAGTTGCAACATCGATATCAAAGAGGCCGGAACGCTACACGTTCGTACGCCAATCAAACCATTGAGTATCGAACAGTACGCCACCATGCAATTTAGTGAAAAAAATTAA
- a CDS encoding 3-hydroxyacyl-CoA dehydrogenase NAD-binding domain-containing protein: protein MDNTKQVAVIGAGVIGLCWAALFAAKGYQVQVYDPREDLYEQLTHTLPLYLRQIPDITEDVDVVMHRVRACRDLQKATTHAQYVQESGPESLAFKQALWAEVEQYVATDTLLFSSSSGIVASEQGATMQHGERIVIGHPFNPPHILPLVEICAAPTTSAGLIQRASEFYRSLGKFPVPLNHEKPAFVANRLQMALVLEAIKLVEEGVVGIKELDDIVTHSLGIRWASVGPLLAFHLGGGAGGLTHLLEHIGVSLATSIGQPDVLTKEVIARIGAQADKVYPKSELQHYCTERDRRQQVIIEDQKMH from the coding sequence ATGGATAACACAAAACAAGTTGCCGTGATTGGGGCTGGGGTGATTGGTTTATGTTGGGCTGCGCTGTTTGCTGCAAAAGGTTATCAAGTGCAAGTGTATGATCCTCGGGAGGATTTATACGAGCAGCTCACGCACACTTTGCCGCTGTATTTGCGTCAAATCCCCGATATCACGGAGGATGTCGATGTTGTGATGCATCGTGTTCGTGCCTGTCGCGATCTCCAAAAGGCGACCACTCACGCTCAGTATGTACAAGAATCCGGTCCTGAATCCTTAGCGTTTAAGCAAGCACTTTGGGCTGAAGTTGAGCAGTATGTAGCAACCGACACTTTATTGTTTTCGTCCAGTTCAGGCATTGTGGCGAGTGAGCAAGGCGCAACAATGCAGCATGGCGAACGCATTGTTATCGGCCATCCATTTAATCCACCGCATATCTTGCCGTTAGTTGAAATTTGTGCCGCGCCGACAACCTCTGCAGGATTGATACAACGAGCCTCTGAGTTTTATCGTTCACTAGGCAAATTCCCCGTACCACTGAACCATGAAAAGCCCGCTTTTGTTGCCAATCGGCTGCAAATGGCACTGGTACTGGAAGCAATTAAATTGGTCGAAGAGGGCGTTGTTGGCATCAAAGAACTTGATGATATTGTCACTCATTCCCTCGGTATTCGTTGGGCCAGTGTCGGTCCATTACTGGCGTTTCACTTAGGTGGCGGTGCAGGTGGTTTAACCCATCTGTTGGAACATATCGGCGTCAGTTTGGCAACCTCCATCGGCCAACCCGATGTGCTGACTAAAGAGGTGATCGCTCGCATTGGGGCGCAAGCCGACAAGGTATATCCAAAGAGTGAATTACAACACTACTGCACTGAACGAGATCGCCGCCAGCAAGTGATTATTGAAGATCAGAAAATGCACTGA
- a CDS encoding (2Fe-2S)-binding protein, whose product MLKRIHENRPEAELVTITFEGQALQVPAGETVLASVMAAGMGYNRTSPISGAHRAGYCQMGVCFECLMEIDGVPNQQACNTLVHEGMVVNRQIGKKVAANG is encoded by the coding sequence ATGCTGAAAAGAATTCATGAAAATCGACCTGAAGCAGAGCTCGTGACGATTACCTTTGAAGGTCAAGCGCTGCAAGTCCCAGCAGGTGAAACCGTTTTGGCCTCAGTGATGGCTGCTGGAATGGGATATAACCGAACTTCGCCTATTAGCGGCGCGCATCGTGCAGGTTATTGTCAGATGGGAGTCTGCTTTGAATGCCTTATGGAAATCGACGGCGTTCCTAATCAGCAAGCGTGTAACACATTAGTTCACGAAGGCATGGTGGTGAACCGTCAGATTGGGAAAAAGGTGGCCGCAAATGGATAA
- a CDS encoding methionine synthase — protein sequence MTKLFPTSTAGSLPKPTWLAQPEVLWSPWKLEGQELVDGKHDALRIALQEQLIAGTDIVSDGEQTRQHFVTTFIEHLNGVDFENRQTVKIRDRYDASVPSVVGPVSRQKPVFVEDAKFLRSQTDKPIKWALPGPMTMVDTLYDAHYKSRKELALEFAKILNQEAKELEAAGVDIIQFDEPAFNVFFDEVNEWGIAALETAIEGLKCETAIHICYGYGIKANTDWKKTLGSEWRQYEEAFPKLRESNINIISLECHNSKVPMELLELVRGKKVMVGAIDVATNNIETPEEVAATLREALKYVDADKLYPCTNCGMAPLSREVARAKLHALSAGAELVRNEILAG from the coding sequence ATGACTAAATTATTCCCAACTTCGACCGCAGGCAGCTTGCCTAAACCCACTTGGCTAGCACAACCTGAAGTGCTTTGGTCTCCATGGAAATTGGAAGGACAAGAGCTGGTTGATGGCAAACACGACGCTTTGCGTATTGCCCTACAAGAACAGCTGATTGCTGGCACCGACATTGTGAGCGATGGCGAGCAAACTCGTCAGCACTTTGTGACCACTTTTATCGAACACTTAAACGGTGTTGATTTTGAAAACCGTCAAACGGTCAAAATCCGTGATCGCTACGATGCAAGCGTGCCAAGCGTGGTTGGCCCAGTGTCACGTCAAAAACCAGTGTTTGTTGAAGATGCCAAATTCTTACGTTCGCAAACCGATAAACCAATCAAATGGGCGCTGCCTGGGCCAATGACCATGGTCGATACCCTTTACGATGCGCACTACAAAAGCCGTAAAGAACTGGCGCTGGAATTTGCCAAAATCCTAAACCAAGAAGCAAAAGAGCTAGAAGCCGCAGGCGTCGATATAATCCAATTTGATGAACCCGCCTTTAACGTCTTCTTCGATGAAGTCAACGAATGGGGCATCGCTGCACTAGAAACAGCGATTGAAGGTTTGAAGTGCGAAACCGCGATTCACATCTGCTACGGCTACGGCATCAAAGCCAACACCGATTGGAAAAAGACATTAGGCAGCGAATGGCGTCAGTACGAAGAAGCGTTCCCTAAATTGCGTGAATCGAACATCAACATCATCTCTCTTGAGTGCCACAACTCAAAAGTACCAATGGAACTACTGGAATTGGTGCGCGGTAAGAAAGTGATGGTCGGCGCAATTGATGTGGCAACCAACAACATCGAAACTCCAGAAGAAGTGGCCGCTACTTTGCGCGAAGCATTAAAATACGTGGATGCCGACAAGCTTTACCCATGCACCAACTGTGGTATGGCACCGCTTTCCCGTGAAGTCGCTCGCGCGAAACTGCACGCGCTAAGCGCTGGTGCCGAGCTGGTACGTAATGAAATATTAGCTGGGTAA
- a CDS encoding NAD(P)/FAD-dependent oxidoreductase, protein MKKNADVIIIGAGVIGCATAYYLAKKGRSVIVLEQGKVIGYGGSGRNGGGVRQSGRDKRELALAMYGVKHLWPHLSEELGTDVEYYQQGNLRLGKTDDHINILKGLTATAVGQGLDVTMVSGADVREICPHLSDEVIGASWCPSDGHANPLKTTLAFHNAARQRGVQFYTEQSVLKLVMVGDKVRKVVTQSGEFEADRIVVAAGLASRPIIQTVGIDVPISAVALDTLITDAQPPMFYQMLGTAMADFYGHQTTHGSFIFGGGSSLDASLVNKASDHTPIEATAATCRGIFGYLPALKHAKVVRSWVGIIDYSKDKVPVISKVDDLPGLILGCGFTGHGFGISPSAGTVLAELANDETPSIDISELGYERFAELAV, encoded by the coding sequence ATGAAAAAAAACGCAGATGTCATCATTATTGGCGCAGGAGTTATCGGCTGTGCAACCGCCTATTATCTGGCGAAAAAAGGTCGCTCAGTCATTGTGTTAGAACAGGGAAAAGTGATTGGTTACGGTGGTTCGGGTCGCAATGGTGGTGGCGTTCGCCAGTCGGGGCGCGATAAACGCGAATTGGCATTGGCTATGTACGGCGTGAAACATCTCTGGCCTCATCTCTCTGAAGAACTCGGAACCGACGTCGAGTATTACCAACAAGGGAATTTGCGTTTAGGCAAAACCGACGATCATATCAATATCTTAAAAGGGTTAACCGCCACAGCGGTCGGGCAGGGACTTGATGTGACCATGGTAAGCGGCGCTGACGTACGTGAAATTTGTCCGCATCTTTCCGATGAAGTGATTGGCGCAAGTTGGTGTCCTTCCGATGGTCACGCCAATCCTCTCAAAACCACGCTCGCTTTTCATAATGCGGCGCGCCAACGTGGTGTTCAGTTTTACACTGAACAAAGCGTGTTAAAGCTGGTGATGGTTGGCGACAAAGTACGAAAAGTCGTGACGCAAAGTGGTGAATTTGAAGCCGACCGAATTGTCGTCGCCGCTGGATTAGCAAGCCGCCCGATTATTCAAACCGTTGGCATTGATGTACCGATCTCTGCTGTTGCACTGGATACGTTGATCACCGACGCGCAGCCGCCAATGTTCTACCAAATGCTCGGCACAGCAATGGCCGATTTCTACGGGCATCAAACCACTCACGGATCGTTTATCTTTGGCGGCGGCTCTTCCTTGGATGCCAGCTTAGTTAATAAAGCCTCTGATCACACACCGATTGAAGCCACCGCAGCAACATGTCGCGGGATCTTCGGTTATCTTCCCGCCTTAAAACACGCCAAGGTCGTGCGCAGTTGGGTAGGGATTATCGACTATTCCAAAGACAAAGTACCTGTCATCAGCAAAGTCGATGATTTACCGGGCCTAATTCTCGGCTGTGGATTTACTGGTCACGGTTTTGGTATTTCGCCTTCTGCCGGCACTGTATTAGCCGAACTCGCCAACGACGAAACCCCGTCGA
- a CDS encoding DUF1852 domain-containing protein, whose translation MTQQFTFTIKSTCLDENYHPSDNTRITTNFANLARGEHRQQNLRNALNMIDSRFNELATWDNQTGDRYSVELEIISADIKVEDASEAIPSIEVLKTYIVDRKTNQRIEGIVGNNFSSYVRDYDFSVRLLDHNKGKSSFSVPEDFGILHGNIFKSFVNSETYAQNFAKKPVICLSVSDSKVYHRTENEHPILGFEYEPNESSLTEQYFQKMGLQVRYFMPKNSVAPFAFFFFGDLLNDYTNLELISTIATMETFQKIYRPEIYFANAVAGDHYQPNLKNDAHSLTNIVYDREERTRLAIEQGKFAEEVFIKPYQSVLEQWSAQYA comes from the coding sequence ATGACTCAACAATTTACATTTACTATTAAAAGCACTTGTCTTGATGAAAATTATCATCCATCAGACAACACTCGTATCACAACGAACTTTGCGAACTTGGCTCGTGGCGAACACCGTCAACAGAACCTGCGCAACGCATTAAATATGATTGACAGCCGTTTCAACGAACTAGCGACTTGGGATAACCAAACCGGCGATCGTTACTCGGTGGAACTGGAAATCATCTCTGCTGATATTAAAGTGGAAGACGCAAGTGAAGCGATTCCATCAATTGAAGTGTTAAAAACCTATATTGTTGATCGCAAAACCAATCAACGCATTGAAGGCATCGTTGGCAACAACTTCTCTTCTTATGTACGTGACTATGACTTTAGCGTGCGTTTGCTTGATCACAACAAAGGCAAATCGTCTTTCTCGGTTCCTGAAGACTTCGGGATTTTGCACGGCAACATCTTCAAATCGTTCGTTAATTCAGAGACCTATGCACAAAACTTTGCGAAAAAGCCAGTGATTTGCTTGAGCGTTTCCGATAGCAAGGTATATCACCGCACCGAAAATGAGCACCCGATTCTGGGCTTTGAATACGAGCCAAATGAATCCTCATTAACCGAACAATACTTCCAGAAGATGGGCTTGCAAGTGCGCTACTTCATGCCGAAAAACAGCGTTGCACCATTTGCGTTCTTCTTCTTTGGCGACTTACTTAATGATTACACCAATTTGGAACTGATCAGCACCATCGCGACCATGGAAACGTTCCAAAAGATCTATCGTCCTGAAATCTATTTTGCGAATGCAGTAGCAGGCGATCACTATCAACCGAATCTAAAGAATGATGCGCATTCTTTAACCAACATTGTTTATGACCGTGAAGAGCGTACTCGACTTGCCATTGAACAAGGTAAATTTGCTGAAGAAGTCTTCATCAAACCTTACCAATCTGTTCTTGAGCAATGGTCTGCTCAATACGCTTAA
- a CDS encoding Rid family hydrolase, with translation MQRINYSSGAPLEEIAGYSRMVKVGNQIHIGGTTAVLPDGSVSGSTAFEQAQFIFEKFIGLLARAGAEAKDVYKIKAYITDMALGKDVAQAYSAVFKDVRPLFTMVETPKLNRPSQLVEIELEAMIGCELCSE, from the coding sequence ATGCAACGTATTAACTATTCATCTGGTGCGCCGTTAGAAGAGATAGCTGGTTATTCGCGTATGGTCAAAGTGGGTAATCAAATCCACATTGGTGGCACAACCGCTGTGTTGCCAGATGGATCCGTATCCGGTTCTACCGCGTTTGAACAAGCGCAATTTATCTTCGAAAAATTTATTGGGCTACTAGCGCGCGCTGGCGCTGAAGCAAAAGATGTCTACAAAATAAAGGCTTACATTACTGATATGGCTTTGGGCAAAGACGTTGCGCAAGCTTACAGTGCGGTTTTTAAAGACGTTCGCCCACTGTTTACCATGGTCGAAACTCCCAAACTTAATCGCCCTAGTCAGTTAGTTGAAATTGAACTTGAAGCGATGATCGGCTGCGAACTTTGTAGCGAATAG